From Flaviflexus ciconiae:
CCGAGTGCCATGGGGATCATGGCCGCAATCGTTGCTAGCGACGTCATGACGACCGGTCGGACGCGTCGCATCGCACCTTCGTGGACTGCTTCGTTGAGTTTCTTGCCCTGATCACGGTACTGGTTCATGAGGTCCACGAGCACCACCGCGTTGGTGACAACAATGCCGGTGAGCATGAGCAGGCCGATCATCGCGGAGATGTCGAGCGGAGTATCCGTCAGTAGCAGCGCCAGGAACGAACCGATCGCGGCGAACGGGATCGCGACCAGCAGGAGTGCAGGCTGGATTAGCGAACGGAAGATCCACACGAGCACCACGTAAATCAGCAGGACCGCGGCGGCAAGAGCCAGTCCAAGCTGGTTGAAAGAGTCCTCGAGCTGTTCGGCAACGCCACCCGTGGAGGTAACAGCGCCGTCCGGCAGCTCCACCTCCGCAACGGCAGCGTCCACTGCGGAGGTGGCCTCACCAAGGTTATCGGCGGCCACCGGAACCGCCGACACGGTTGCCGTTGTCTGTCCGTTGATGGTGACGATCGTGGGGATCGATCCGACTTCCTCAACCGTCGCGAACGTTTCGAGGGGCTGACCCAGGATGGTCAGATTCCTCAGTTCTTCGACGGTCTCAACCGGGTTCTCAATCGAAAGATAGATTGACGTATCGACGTTGTCGATCGTAATCTGACCGATCTCGGGTTCAACCATTTGTGCGGCAATGAGACCGACGATGTCGTTCTCTGTCAGCCCCGCACCGGCAGCAGCATCACGATTGACCGTCACCTGCACAGCAGGCGCTTCCGCAGCGAGGTTGTGTTCGGCTCCGGTCACTTCGGGTACTTCAGCCACGGCGTCACGCACAGCATCGGTCGCTACCTGTAGCGATTCGGCGTCGGGCGCCGTGATGTTGATGTCGATCGTGCCGGAACCCAGCAGTCCTTCATTTGCAGACGAGGTTGTTCCTTCACCGCTCACGGAATCGCCGGCGGTCACGAGGTCTTCGGTGAGCTGGTCAATATCGGCTTCTTCATCGACTGCCACGAGGTAGCTAATCGCGCTTGCGCCTGTCATCTGGGCGCCGCCGATGATAACGGCAACGGAGTTGACTCCCTCAACTTCCATGAGCTCATCTTCAACAGCATCGGCCTGTTCAACCATGGCATCCATGGAGGCGCCGGGCTCGGTTTCCTGCGCAATAAACACCGAGCCCTGGTTGGCTCCGCCAAGCAAATTAATCTTGAGTAGGGGGAACAGGGCAACCGTTCCAACGAGGATTGCGAAGGCCACAATGATGGTGATGACCGGGTGCTTCTGTGTGCCGTTTAGAACTGGCGCATATCCGCGGCGGAGCCAGTAGCGGCGTTCCTTCTTTTCGGCCTCCACGCGATATGCCTCAAGCTCGCCCTGCCTTTCGGCAACGCGGGCTTCCTTGGTGGGTTTCAGGAACCAGTAGGCAAGAACCGGAACAATCGTCAGTGCCACGATCAGGGACGCGGCAAGCGCAATGATCACGGTGAAGGCGAAGGGGCGGAATAGTTCGCCAACCAGGCCCGGCACGAGGGCAACCGGGACGAAAACGATGAACGACACAATTGTTGATGCGGTGATGGCGGAGGAAACTTCCTTCGCGCCATCGAGTACCGCATCCCGTTTGGGTTTGCCGTAGTCGAGATGTCGTTTGATGTTCTCGATAACGACAATCGAGTCATCAACCACTCGACCGATCGACAGCGTGAGGGCCGCGAGGGTCAGCATATTCAGCGAGTAGCCGCCCACCATCATGCCGATAAAGCCGACAAGCAGGGAGAGCGGTATCGAAATCGCTGTAACGAGCGTGGAGCGGATCGAGAGGAGGAAGACAAGGAGGATGAGGATCGCGAAGATCAGGCCGAGCGCACCCTCCTGTGCAAGTGACTCAATGGAACCGGTGATGTAGGGGGCCTGATCGAAAAGCATCGTGAACTGGGTGTTACCACCGACCGTGGGAGCCAGTTCCTCGAGGGTCTCATCAACTTCGGCAGACGTATCAACGATGTTGGCGTTAGCCGTTGGGAAAACAATGATGGCGATAGCCGATTCACCGTCGAGGCGGCCAACCATATCCGATTGACCATCGGTAAATTCGACAGTGGCAATCTCGGACAACGGGTAGACCGTGGCCGGCTCCCCCGGTTCAACTTCACCGGCAACGACCGGGATCGCCCGGAGGTCCTCAATCGAGGCGATTTCCTTACCAACGGTCACGTCCTTGGCCTCACCGTTTTCGATGAGAGTGCCAACGGGAACAGAGAGACCGTTATCTTCAAGTGCCTCTTGGACAGCATCGGCTGAAATGCCTAGCTCAGCGACCCGCTCCTGATCCAGGGAAATATTGATATTTTGCGCTGGCGCACCAATGAGTTCG
This genomic window contains:
- a CDS encoding efflux RND transporter permease subunit → MFKLTQGSLRNRAFVALLSVAIFVIGIFSMGSLRQELIPRVELPVINVISISPGATSEQMRDRVSVPIEQQVMTIPEVSNTTTTSSSSLSMVTIELDYGTDVARASNRVELSIGRADASFPENLEYDVISGGTSDIPLSYVGITSDGTPLETAERIRDTVIPQLEQISGVSSVELIGAPAQNINISLDQERVAELGISADAVQEALEDNGLSVPVGTLIENGEAKDVTVGKEIASIEDLRAIPVVAGEVEPGEPATVYPLSEIATVEFTDGQSDMVGRLDGESAIAIIVFPTANANIVDTSAEVDETLEELAPTVGGNTQFTMLFDQAPYITGSIESLAQEGALGLIFAILILLVFLLSIRSTLVTAISIPLSLLVGFIGMMVGGYSLNMLTLAALTLSIGRVVDDSIVVIENIKRHLDYGKPKRDAVLDGAKEVSSAITASTIVSFIVFVPVALVPGLVGELFRPFAFTVIIALAASLIVALTIVPVLAYWFLKPTKEARVAERQGELEAYRVEAEKKERRYWLRRGYAPVLNGTQKHPVITIIVAFAILVGTVALFPLLKINLLGGANQGSVFIAQETEPGASMDAMVEQADAVEDELMEVEGVNSVAVIIGGAQMTGASAISYLVAVDEEADIDQLTEDLVTAGDSVSGEGTTSSANEGLLGSGTIDINITAPDAESLQVATDAVRDAVAEVPEVTGAEHNLAAEAPAVQVTVNRDAAAGAGLTENDIVGLIAAQMVEPEIGQITIDNVDTSIYLSIENPVETVEELRNLTILGQPLETFATVEEVGSIPTIVTINGQTTATVSAVPVAADNLGEATSAVDAAVAEVELPDGAVTSTGGVAEQLEDSFNQLGLALAAAVLLIYVVLVWIFRSLIQPALLLVAIPFAAIGSFLALLLTDTPLDISAMIGLLMLTGIVVTNAVVLVDLMNQYRDQGKKLNEAVHEGAMRRVRPVVMTSLATIAAMIPMALGISSATGFISTPLAITVIGGLLTSTLLTLILLPVLYRLVEGAKERRAVRKKEKAYAEVEAAMAKVDDDPVAVTGVTGDTAPDELNESRDSGE